The nucleotide sequence ACCTCAACGCGTCGCAACACTCGCTCAAGATCAGCCTGCAGGTTGCCGAGCATGATCCCGCCCCGGGCCATAGCGGCCCCCGGCGGGGTCAGAAGCCAGCGCTCGAAGATCTCTTCCGTGTCTGCCCGGAACATGAGATGCATCGCGAGGGTGATGGTGCGGGCTACTTCGCGTTGATAACACGCTATGCGGCCCCCATCATCGATCAGAATTTGCTGGAGTTCGGCTTGAGAATGTTTGGCTATGGCATCAACCAACATATCGGTTTTCAACGCCAACTCGTGTGCCATTGATTCACAAATGTCTGGAATTGCCTGAAATTGCCCGCGTTCGATGGCTTCTACGAGCTTGGATTTTGGGGTTTCGGTCATGGTCGTGGTGCTCATGCTTGTCTCCTTTTGCCTTCAAAACTGCCGGATTCGAAGATTCTGGAGCCCCGGCTTTCTGCTCCGGCGCTGGCTGGTGTCCTGCTTGCCCGCGCTGCCGTCTTTCGTGAGTTCCTTCGCCCTTGCGACGGGTTTAGACGGGCTGGCGGGGGATGCAAGGGGACGTGGAATAAATGTCGGCCCACCGGGCGCGGGCTTTTTTGCGCCCGGCGGGCCGATCGTTTTATGCCGCGAAAGCCCCTTGCAAGGCGATGACACGGGGCACGGCGCGCTTAAGGCGGGCGGCAGCTTGCCCGCCCGCGCGACGGGGCACGGGGCAGCGCCGGTCCCCCGCCAGCCCGGCTATGGTCGCTAAAAAAGGGCGAAGGAACTCACGAAAGACGGTGCGGTTTGCGCGGGTCGCCCCGGCTGCGACGGTGCGGCTTTGAAGGTTTTCTGACCATCGCGACGGCGCAGCCGTGGCGATGACCACCCGGCAAGCCCAAAGGGCGCGCAGCGCGCCGCCGGTGCCGAAGGCTCGGGCACGATTGCGCGCGGAGCCACGTCAACCTCCGCTCGGCGGCTTGGCCGGGGGCGGTGAACCGGGCGGTTTTGTGCTGGGCGCGCGAGCCAGCTTGATACGACTCATGACCGCCGCGCCCACGCCACCCATGCCTGCACCGCCTCCGCCGATCATCGCTGCGGCAATGTCGTCGGCTCGAAAGAGCATGAAGCTGATATACACGAGCACGGCAGTCATAGCCATGAATCCGCCGAATTGCGCACCGATCTCGAGGTACCACGGCAGCGATGGATCGCGAGCCATTTCGATCATTAGATCGCTGTAGCCGGCGATGGCGTTCGCACCAAGAATCGCAACCGTAACGCCAACGACGAGAGCAAAGCCCTGCGCGAGCATGAACGTGAGCCAGTTCCGGGCAAGGTGAGAAAGCGGCTGGAAGGGCATCCAGGCGATCAGTAAGGGTCCGAAGATGACGCCAAGCTGCAAAGCTAGCAGCGGCCCGTATAGCGCGTATATGAGGGCCAGGCTCACGACGAGCGCGATTAAGAACAGCAGCAGTTCGAAGAGCGCTGCGGTGAGCGAGGAAAGAACCGCGCCCCCAATGCTTTCCTCGCTCGTGATGAAATCGCGCACCTGCTCCCATGTGCTGCGCTCATCGACTGTACGGGAGTTCGGGAACATGGATTGCGATAGTTTGGTGATTGCGTTTTTGACTGCCTCCGGCCCGCTGCCGCTGCCGTCCACGGCGACGATCGGCGCGGTCAGTTCTTTCGAAAAAAATTCGGTCAGGGTTTTCATGTAGCCGTCCCACCCGAACAGCAGCGTCAGAGGAATAGTCAGGATCAGACCGGCGCGCGTCAGCCGCGCCAGGGCGTCGGAGGCGCCGCCCCCGAGCCACCATTCGTAGATCGCAAAAATTGCGGACATCGAGACTGCGAGCGCCAAAAAGGTTTTGCCAAGGGGAACATAAGCCGAACTCATCGCCGCTGCGTGCTCGATCAGAGGGGACAGCAGGCCTGAGATATCACCAAGCGCCATGATTACCTCGCAACCAGTTGGTAGATAAGGTAGATCCAGCAGAGCACCGAGAACGGCGCGAGGATCGTCAGCCCCGGGTAGCGCTGGGAAAAATAAACAGCGAACGCCCGCCAGTCGAACCCGCCGCCGTTCTCGTCGTTTGCCGGGTCAAGCCCGGCCTGCTGCCGTCGCGCGACGGCGGCGACCAGATCGGCACGCTCATGCTCGCCGCGCGCGACGAGGCGAGCGACAAGATCCACGGTTTTGTTGTTGTCGCTGCTCATGTTCCGCACCTCATTTCACCAGCTGCTGCTCAAACGGCATCTTGATTCCCGCGTCCGGCGTCCGTGCGGCACGTGCGCGCGCGGCCCGCATCTCCCGCTCGCGGTCGGCCGCTCTGCCCTTCTCGACTGCGGCCAGCCGCGCGGCCTCAGCGGCATTGGCATTGGCGGTGGAGATCGAACCGGCGATATCCGCCAACGTCGCCTGCATCTGCACGTTCTGCGTCGCAAGAAACTGGATGCCCTTCACGTTGGCGTCGATGCTCTTCACCGTGTTGGCCTGGTTCTGGACATCCCTTGAGGTTTCGGCGAGGCGCCGCAGCTTCTCCTGCTCCTGCTCGTAACTCCGCTGGTAGACGCCGCCATGCTTGTAGGCGGCATCCGCCTTCAGGCGCAGCAACTCGGACGGCGTGATGCCGAGACGCTCCGAGTCGGTAGCGGCCTTGCGCAGCACCCCGGCGGCGTCCTCGTACGTGCCACGGGCCTGTGACATCACCCTGTAGGCCTCCGCCAGAGCACGCACTTTCTCAAGGGCCGGCCCGTTCATAGAGTTGGTGACGGACTGCGGCAACTGGCGAAGCTGCTGCATCGTCGCCTGCGCTGTCATGAGCGTGTTCGAAGTGGTGTTGATGGCCTCGCTAACCTGCATCACCAGTTCGACGTGGTTCGCGATCTGAGTCCACTCCGTGGCCCCGCCTGTCATCGCGCCGGCGTGAGCCGGTATGGCGAGGGTGGCGAGGGTGAGCGCGAGGGGGGTAAGGGCATGCGACCTCATTTGTCAGGCCTCCGCGCGTGCAACTGCACATGATCGAGCACGGTGCGCGCGATGGCGGCTGGCTGCTTTCCTTGGGCGCGCAGTGCGGCCTCGCCGGCCTCTAGCACGCTGCGCCAGCGGCTAGGACGGTGAGGAGACAGAGAGTGCGGGATCCGCTCGTACTGCCGCGAGTTGCTGTTGCAGGTGTTGTCGGTTGCCATTGCCGTTGCTGTTATCGTCGCGCTCATTTGCCGGCTCCTGCGATCGCGCGCATTTGTTGGAGCTGCGCCAGACGTGCGTCTAGCTCGGCGGCCGCCATCGGCTCGGTGTTAAAAATCGCCAGCTGCACGGCACCAAACGCGATCAAAAGCGCGGCGGCCAGGGCGGCAGGCCAATGTCGGATCAGTTTGTCCATGTCGTCTCCTAACGATCAAAATCAAACTCGGGCACCGCGGGTGGCGGCGTCTCTATCTCTAATATGTCGGGGGTGCGGACATCGATCGCCGGCTCCGACGTCTCCCACGGCGCTGGCTCGATCGCAGGGCCGGGCATCGGCAGCTCCAGGGCCGGCGGGGGCGGCTCGGGCTCCGCCAGCGCGGTCTCTTTCTGCCCCGACTCACGCTCGATCTGCGCAGCCAGGGCCCCGCGGTTGTCGGTGTAGACCCGTGCGTCATCAGTCGCGCGGCTGAGCGCGACGTACATGTTTTGCTGGGTTTGCAGATTCGTCCGCGCGCTCTCCGCGTGTATTAGTACGCGCGTACACGTGCGGCCCTGGGATTCGTGGCCAGTCTGCGCGTAGCCGTGGTCGAGCCGGTGCATCGCTCCGGCGTCGAGCCGGTGCAGCTTGCCGGCGGCATCGCGGACATGGATCTGGCCCTCGGCGATTTTCTCTACCGTCAGCGGGGTGCCGTTTTTAAGCGTCTGGGTGTTGACACGGTTGACCAGCTTGTCGCCCACCGCCACAGCCATGTCGCGCTGCTCAAACGCGGCGAGCTTCGTCACCCGTGACGGGTCAATCTCTTTCTGGTGTCCGGTGACGGTTTCGAGCGTGATGCGGTTGCAATCGACGTCCACCGCAACCACGCGAGCAAAATCGCCGCGTTTGAGGCCGAGCGACGCATAGTCCCGCCCGGCCTGCACCTGGTGGCCAACCGCATAGCTGCCGGCCCGCCGACTCTCTACCGCTGTCATGTCACGCGAGTCGAGCGCCTGGATCGTCACCGAGCCACCCAACTCGCCCCGCGCCGCCAACTGCTCACGCACGGCATCGTTGATCTGCCGCCGGTCGTCCCTGCCGGGGGCAATGATGATTGTGCGATCGCGGTCGTCGCGGCTCATGCCGGCATAGTCGGCGGCGATCGCACCGACGCGGCTCTCTCGCGTGTCCAGCTCGCGTACGTCGATTTTGCTGAGCGCTGACTGAACGTCGCCGCGTATCGCGTCGTAGACCGCCGCCCGCAACTCATCGCTACGCTGGCGGACGATATAATCGAGCACCTGCGTTTTGAGATCGCCGTCCGTTTGCAATTGACGAAACGCAGCGCCCGCCTCGACGCTGCCGAGCTGTTTCACGTCGCCGACCATGACAACCCGGCCCCCTTGGGTGCGGGATAACAGCTTGTCCATGTCGCGGGCGGACAGCATCGATGCCTCGTCCACCATATATATGCGTGGCTGGCTGCTAACCTCCGGTCGGCTGTTGAGGAATTTGGCGACAGTTTGCGACTCGGCGCCAATCGCATCGCCCAACGTTTTCGCAGACGAGTGCGTCGGGGCCAAAGCGATGACCCCATAACCCTGCTGTTGCAGCGCGGCAGATGAGACGGCGAGCACGCTGGTGGTCTTGGCTGTGCCCGCGTAACCTTGAACCAGCGTGATGCGATCCGTGCCGGTCAGCAGCGCCTTGGTGGCCTCGACCTGAGCGGTGTTAAATGCGTGCCCGGTTTTTGCCACCTGCGCCGAAATCGCCGCGTCGGCCGCCTCGATGCTCATCGCTGGTTTGATTGCACCAGCGGCCCGGCTCGCCGTGTCGAGCATGTGCCGCTCGATCCGCTGCGCCTCGCGCGTCGTGTAGCCGGCCTGCTCCAGCCGCTGGCCGGTGATCGCGTCGTGCTGCCGGGTCTGCGTCTCCACCAGTTCGCCGCGCCGGTGCAAGTCGGCGACGGCAGCCCGGATGTCCTGGTCGTCGATGCCGCCCATCCCGAGCTTCCGTGCTTCTGTGACGATCTGGCGCTCGGTGTACCTGCTCTCACGCTCCGATAGATGCTCGACCGCCTGCCGTACTGCCGCCTCGGCACGACGCCGATACTCCCCCGCATCGATCTCCTGGGCCTGCGGCAGTGCTGGCATCTCGTGTCCGGCCTGCCGCGACTGCTCTCGCCAATTGGATAAAAGGTTATCGCGGCCTATGTTGCCCTTCGCCTGGCGCGTCGCCAGCGCAGCGGCCTGTTTTTGCTCGGCGGTCGCGGTCTCCCGCGAGAGCCCCATTTTTGCCAGCTCGGCCTCCACCTGCCGCGACCTGGTGCTCCACATGTCGCGCTCAGCCTGTGACACCTGGCGCAACTCAAAACTAGGATGCTCGCCGGCTCGGGTGCGCTCGGTCGCGTACCCCAGGCGCTCGCATTCACGAGCAAGGGCCGCCCGATACACCGCTCCCGCGTCAGTCTGCAGGCGGTACAACGGGCGGGACTCCAGCGACCGCCACTGTCCGTCTGCGCTCTGCGTGATATTGGCGATCACGCTGTGGGTGTGTAGATCCGGCTCACCCTCGCGCGACACGTCATGTCTATATGTCGCGGCGACCAGGTTGCCCGTCGCTTCCGTGCGGACCTCCCCTTCTTCGCGGATGCGGGTGGCCGCCACCTCTCGCTCCAGGTATTGGATCGCAGCGTTCACCGCTCGATCATGCGCTGCAATCAGGCGGTCGTCGCCGCGTACATAGGCCGCGACGCTGACACTTTTCGGGGCTGAGAACGTAGCATCCCAGCCGGGGCGGTGGTCGCCGCCGCCTACCCGCTCACCGTTCGGCAGAATGCCGTTCAGGATTGCCTCAGCTTGCGCGGGGGTGACTTCGCCCCGCAGGCCCAGCGCCTCAGCGCCTTTGCCTTGCCATGCAGTCGGGGCATGCCCCCGATCGCGATAATAGTCGTCTGTCTGAGCGTAGTACTCAGCCGCCACGCCGGCGGTTTTGATAGCGCTGACTGTGCAGACCATGGTTATCGCTCCAGAGTAAACGGCACGTCGGCGCTATCAGCCGTGGTGTCGGTGGTGTTGCCGTCGCCCTCGACAGTGCTGGGGTCGGCCTCACTAGTGACGGCAGCCGACACGGGCACGGGGACCGCCGACCGTAGCGGCGCGGGCTCATATGCCGGGGCGGCTGGCTCACGCTCGTCGGCGTACGGCAACGTCACGGCGCAGACCGGCAGCGGCCCAGAAATGTTGAGGTAGCCATGGAGGCGGGGCAGGTTTTGCAGCTGCGACGGCATCACCACGCGTCGCGTGCTGTGCTGCTCAGACCAGTTATCAGACTTTCCAGAATCGTTTTTCCCGCCGCTGGCGACGACGCGACGGACTTCCTCGTCGCCGAGCGATTTAGACATGTACTCAGCAGTCTCGGCGTCGCTGACTCTGAGGGTCAGCCAGGTGCCTAGCGTCGCCAAAATCGTCTGCGTCGCGTCATGGCCATAAGCTTCTCTGAACAGCGCGATTGTCTGGGCCGTCGCAATCACTGCGGCACCGTGCTTCGAGCCGTTGGTGAGCAAAGGGATAAGGGACATGATGCGACCAAGCAGCGGCAACTCATCTAACACAAGCCAGGTCCGCCGCAGCTTGCTCCGGTCCCCCGTGGTATGCGGCAAGCTGAGAATGGCCCGGCTGGCAACGTCCAGCGTGCATTGAATCAGGGGCAGCAACGCGGCCCGCTGCTCTTGGGTGTACGAGATAAAGAGCCAGCCGGTTTCTTCGGTGATGAAGTCGCGGACGGAAAAACTGGCCCGTCCTGCAGCAGGATCAAGATGCTCAAAACACCGGAGATATCGGCCAAGTCCGGGACGGACCTCGCCGAAGTACCTCGCGTTTCCGACGACCGTCATCGCGGCGGTGCCTGCCAACAGCTGCTGCAGCTCTTCTATGTCGGCAACACAAGCCAGGCGATAAAGCTCGGCGTTCGTCTTGCTGGTTTCCCAGCACCTGCGCAGCAACCCTTCCAAAACAGTCTGCGCTGCATCGTTCCAGCTCGCCTCCGCCCCATGACCGTCGGGGATGAGCGATTTGGCCAGCGCAGAGCAGTCCTGCGGCGATTTCAGTTCAGCCAGCGGGCTCCACGACACGCTACGGCGATCGAGGGGATTAAAAAGCACAGCGCCGTCTCCGGCATACCGAGAATAAAAAATGCCCTCGGCGTCAGCGATCACCGCGCGGTGACCGCCGGCTTGCAGGGTGTCGAGCATTTTTGTGGTCGCCTGGGATTTACCGGTGCCGGGAGAGCCGGTCAGTAAAAACCCCCCATCTTCTACATAAATGGGGATCGGTACGCCGCCGATTTCCAGACGTGTTTTTGTTTTCGCACTCCGGATTTGTTTTTTGATTTCGGCGACGGTCACAAGCTGCTGACCGCGCAGGTTATCGGCATCGTCGTCCGCGTCGCCGGGGCGGGCGGCGCCAGGGCGCCAGGCAAACATCCAGGCGATCCAGCCTAGGCCAAACGCCCCGCCGAACGCGGCGAGGCCGAGCATGCCGGGGGCGCGCTGGTACACGTACAGACCACCCCGGGCGAGCTGGATCAAGTCCATGCCGGCCCAGCCGCTCAGCCAAAAAATGTAGGTGGTGACGCCCAGAAATGCGCCGAGAATAATGCTGCCTGTGAGCAGTTTGGCGCGAAAAAGCCCATCTGAAATTCGCTGTTTTGTCCCCATGATTTACCCCTGTTTTTTGATACGGTCGGCCAAATAATTAGTAGCGGCCGCCAAGTCGTCGCGGCTGACTTTTTGATCCACTTCCTGTCGCACGGATGCGAGGCGAGCATGTAGCTCGGCGAGGCGGGAGTTGATCACGCTGCCGACCTCGTTTTTGATAGCGTCCAATGCGATGTTTTGGAGCAACAAGTGACGTGCCGCCGCTGTGCGGGTCACCCCTTTTTCTGCTGCCAGCCGGTCAAGAAAATCGAACTCGGCTTGACTGACACGCAGCGTCAAATGGCGGCTCATGACTGGCCACCGTCGGCGCCAGAAACTGACGGGGGAACCGCGTGGGCGGCGAGCATGGTTTCGAGGTCGGTGAGACTTAGCCCAGAGCGTCGAACCGCCTCAAAAACCCGCTGCTGTTCACGTTCGCGTTGGCGTTTTTTCTCTTCACGCAACGCTCGCTTGGCGCGCTCCAGGCGCTCTTGCAAAATGCTGATATCCGTCATGTCACTTCCCCATCAGTTGCACATACCCAATATGTCGCGGGCGCGGACACGTTTTTCGTGACACGCGGAAAGCGGCACGGAGCAAAGGAAGCCCGGGAAAAGCGGCGCACGCGGTAACACGGGCGTGTGACGCGGAGACCCACAGCCCACGCGGGTTTCCGGCGAAGCCGGGCCGCAGGCAGTGCGTGGGGTGTGTCTTCTAAGATTGGGGCCCGCGAGCGAAGCGAAGCGGGCAACTAATGTTCCGCACTGACGAGCCGATACTCCTAATGCCAGCGAGCTGTTATGGCCGATCGGGAATCAAGAAAGGGAGAATCAAATGGGATTTTTTATTAGAGCTTTGTCGGTCCTAAACGGGGTGCGTGAGTGGGCTTCGTTCGCGCATGAGGCGTTTTCCTGGCGGGGCCTTGCAAAGCGCACGGCGGCGGCGGCAGCGGGGGCTGCGGTTATCGCTACGCCCGTCGTGGTGATGTCCAAGCCGTCGGCGCCTGCGGAGGCTGTCTCCGCGCAAGGACCGGCGCACACCGAGAGCGCTGCCGAGGTGGAGGACAAGATCGAGAAGATCGGTCCCGACAACATCTATTCCAAGGTGTACCTGAGCCAGCCTGAGCATCAGGGCTTGATGGACGCGATCATCGCCAAGTGCAAAGTAACCAACGAGCTTCCTGCGCAGCAATGCGACATCGCTGTACATACGAAGGCTTGGTTGGCGCACCGCGCCTTTCTGGCGGAACAATCCAAAAAAGTGCAAGAGGCGGACAGGCGGCTACGCGAATCGCTCAATTCACCTTCGGCGGGCGCGACTGGGCCCACCCAGATCCGGATGTTTAAGGAGTAAATGGCGGGCGCCGGTCCCGCCGCGCGCCGACGGCGCCGGACCGTCGTCACCCGTAACGATTACCGATTCGGAAACCCATTTCGGAAAAGCATTTCCGAAAGGCGCTTCGGAAAGGACTAGTTAGAGCAACCTCAGCAAACGTACCAGAAGGCCGCGGCACGGTCCGCGCGTCGGGTGGTGGATGGCTTCACTGCCGGCGGCGGCAATGCTGGTACTGTTTCTCCCGCCCAATGGAGACAATGCCCGGCGGGGGCGCCGGGCTGCGGGATTCGCGCAAATGGTGGCGTTCGTCTCGTGTTTGTGTGCGACCTTGCGCGTTACGGACAGCCGCCCGCCCTCGGGCGGCATGGGTGAGAGAAGAAAAAGGGGAAGACCCCAAGGTCTTCCCCTAGAGATTGCACCTGAAGGTGCATCTGAACATGTAACTGCTGAATCAGGCTTTTGCTACAGGCCTCCGGGCTTTTGCTACAGGCTCCCGGGCTTTTGCTACAGGCTCCCGGGCTTTTGCTACGGGCGTGCCCTGGTGGTTGGAGTGAACGCGGTCCCCGTCGATCACTATCCCGATCTCAGCCAGCCTGTCGGTATCTGCTCTCAGCTCGCGCCGTTTGTTCCACAGCGCATCGCCGGCCACTTCACCTGCCACTGCGCGGATTAGCCCGTCCAGCAACCATCCCCCCTGCGGCTCGGTCTTGTGGGTTAATGCATGGCGGGCGACTGCTTGGCTGATTCCATGTTGGAGCAACGAAATCGTACCCGGGTCATGTCCGACCCATATGTCCGATTCAACCAGTCTGCAAAACGCCTTGCCAATCTCAACCCGCCATAGGTGCCTATCGCCTCCCAAAGGGTTGGCTCGTGTAACGTAGCTGCCATCCGATCGCTGGGCTTTGTCGATGTGGTCGATCAAGTGCCCAGCGCACGCCAACCGCGCGGGCGCCAGGATCTCGATATCCGCCATGCGTAAGTCCTGCAGGATCGCTTCGAACTGTGTCCCGGACGTGATTCTTGCCCGGCGTCGCACGGCGGCCGGGTCAACCAGCAGTTTGATGCGGCCGTCTG is from Thiobacillus denitrificans ATCC 25259 and encodes:
- the mobF gene encoding MobF family relaxase yields the protein MVCTVSAIKTAGVAAEYYAQTDDYYRDRGHAPTAWQGKGAEALGLRGEVTPAQAEAILNGILPNGERVGGGDHRPGWDATFSAPKSVSVAAYVRGDDRLIAAHDRAVNAAIQYLEREVAATRIREEGEVRTEATGNLVAATYRHDVSREGEPDLHTHSVIANITQSADGQWRSLESRPLYRLQTDAGAVYRAALARECERLGYATERTRAGEHPSFELRQVSQAERDMWSTRSRQVEAELAKMGLSRETATAEQKQAAALATRQAKGNIGRDNLLSNWREQSRQAGHEMPALPQAQEIDAGEYRRRAEAAVRQAVEHLSERESRYTERQIVTEARKLGMGGIDDQDIRAAVADLHRRGELVETQTRQHDAITGQRLEQAGYTTREAQRIERHMLDTASRAAGAIKPAMSIEAADAAISAQVAKTGHAFNTAQVEATKALLTGTDRITLVQGYAGTAKTTSVLAVSSAALQQQGYGVIALAPTHSSAKTLGDAIGAESQTVAKFLNSRPEVSSQPRIYMVDEASMLSARDMDKLLSRTQGGRVVMVGDVKQLGSVEAGAAFRQLQTDGDLKTQVLDYIVRQRSDELRAAVYDAIRGDVQSALSKIDVRELDTRESRVGAIAADYAGMSRDDRDRTIIIAPGRDDRRQINDAVREQLAARGELGGSVTIQALDSRDMTAVESRRAGSYAVGHQVQAGRDYASLGLKRGDFARVVAVDVDCNRITLETVTGHQKEIDPSRVTKLAAFEQRDMAVAVGDKLVNRVNTQTLKNGTPLTVEKIAEGQIHVRDAAGKLHRLDAGAMHRLDHGYAQTGHESQGRTCTRVLIHAESARTNLQTQQNMYVALSRATDDARVYTDNRGALAAQIERESGQKETALAEPEPPPPALELPMPGPAIEPAPWETSEPAIDVRTPDILEIETPPPAVPEFDFDR
- a CDS encoding type IV secretion system protein, translating into MALGDISGLLSPLIEHAAAMSSAYVPLGKTFLALAVSMSAIFAIYEWWLGGGASDALARLTRAGLILTIPLTLLFGWDGYMKTLTEFFSKELTAPIVAVDGSGSGPEAVKNAITKLSQSMFPNSRTVDERSTWEQVRDFITSEESIGGAVLSSLTAALFELLLFLIALVVSLALIYALYGPLLALQLGVIFGPLLIAWMPFQPLSHLARNWLTFMLAQGFALVVGVTVAILGANAIAGYSDLMIEMARDPSLPWYLEIGAQFGGFMAMTAVLVYISFMLFRADDIAAAMIGGGGAGMGGVGAAVMSRIKLARAPSTKPPGSPPPAKPPSGG
- a CDS encoding type IV secretion system DNA-binding domain-containing protein, with product MGTKQRISDGLFRAKLLTGSIILGAFLGVTTYIFWLSGWAGMDLIQLARGGLYVYQRAPGMLGLAAFGGAFGLGWIAWMFAWRPGAARPGDADDDADNLRGQQLVTVAEIKKQIRSAKTKTRLEIGGVPIPIYVEDGGFLLTGSPGTGKSQATTKMLDTLQAGGHRAVIADAEGIFYSRYAGDGAVLFNPLDRRSVSWSPLAELKSPQDCSALAKSLIPDGHGAEASWNDAAQTVLEGLLRRCWETSKTNAELYRLACVADIEELQQLLAGTAAMTVVGNARYFGEVRPGLGRYLRCFEHLDPAAGRASFSVRDFITEETGWLFISYTQEQRAALLPLIQCTLDVASRAILSLPHTTGDRSKLRRTWLVLDELPLLGRIMSLIPLLTNGSKHGAAVIATAQTIALFREAYGHDATQTILATLGTWLTLRVSDAETAEYMSKSLGDEEVRRVVASGGKNDSGKSDNWSEQHSTRRVVMPSQLQNLPRLHGYLNISGPLPVCAVTLPYADEREPAAPAYEPAPLRSAVPVPVSAAVTSEADPSTVEGDGNTTDTTADSADVPFTLER